One genomic window of Arachis stenosperma cultivar V10309 chromosome 10, arast.V10309.gnm1.PFL2, whole genome shotgun sequence includes the following:
- the LOC130956062 gene encoding 14-3-3-like protein C yields the protein MASRENFVYIAKLAEQAERYEEMVDAMKNVAKLNVELTVEERNLLSVGYKNVVGSRRASWRILSSIEQKEEAKGNNVSVQRIKDYRKKVESELSNICSDIMDVIDNHLIPMAAGESSVFFNKMKGDYYRYLAEFKAGDERKEAADQSMKAYQEASSIADTELPPTHPIRLGLALNFSVFYYEILNSPERACHLAKQAFDLAISELDTLSEESYKDSTLIMQLLRDNLTLWTSDIPEDGAEEQKVESARAPGGEAAE from the exons ATGGCTTCCCGTGAAAATTTTGTCTACATCGCCAAGCTCGCTGAACAAGCCGAGCGCTATGAAG AAATGGTGGATGCGATGAAGAATGTGGCGAAGCTTAACGTTGAATTAACCGTTGAAGAGAGGAACCTTCTTTCAGTTGGGTACAAGAACGTGGTTGGTTCGCGCAGGGCTTCGTGGAGGATCCTTTCCTCCATTGAGCAGAAGGAGGAAGCTAAAGGGAACAATGTCAGTGTTCAGCGCATAAAGGACTACAGGAAGAAAGTGGAATCTGAGTTGTCAAACATTTGCAGTGATATCATGGATGTTATTGATAATCATCTTATTCCCATGGCCGCTGGTGAATCCAGTGTGTTTTTCAACAAAAT GAAAGGTGACTATTACCGGTATCTTGCCGAGTTTAAGGCCGGAGATGAGAGAAAAGAGGCTGCTGATCAGTCCATGAAAGCATATCAG GAAGCTTCCTCCATAGCAGACACTGAATTACCACCCACTCACCCCATAAGATTGGGTTTGGCTTTGAATTTCTCTGTTTTCTACTACGAAATCTTGAACTCTCCTGAAAG GGCCTGTCACCTTGCTAAACAGGCTTTTGATTTAGCGATCTCTGAGTTGGATACTCTGAGTGAGGAGTCTTACAAAGACAGCACACTAATTATGCAGCTTCTGAGGGACAACCTCACCTTGTGGACTTCTGACATCCCTGAAGATGGAG CCGAGGAACAAAAGGTGGAATCTGCCCGAGCTCCAGGAGGTGAAGCTGCAGAG TAA
- the LOC130956061 gene encoding lipid droplet phospholipase 1-like isoform X3: MSTTTQGNSIAITPSNINNGPEHLLVLVHGIMSSSSDWTYTEAELTRHLGKNFLIYASSSNTYTKTFSGIDEAGKRLADEVMQVVKKTKSLKRISFLAHSLGGLFARYAVAVLYSPDTSTSGKLGDPQNCTMENSERTNFSKGGLIAGLEPINFITLATPHLGVRGKNQLPFLFGVTILEKIAAPVASLFVGRTGTQLFLTDGNPNKPPLLLRMASDCEDGKFISALGTFRFRTVYANVSYDHMVGWRTSSIRRETELGKPPSQFVDGYKHVVDVKYCTPVPSDGSQFTPRAMKAKETAQNASYTENTVEYHQIMEEEMIRGLQQLGWKKVDVNFRSATLPFFAHYNIHVKNERLHNAGVGVIAHVADSLRQSEATILAPSF, encoded by the exons ATGAGTACTACTACTCAAGGAAACTCTATTGCTATAACTCCTTCCAATATCAACAATGGTCCTGAGCATCTGCTTGTTCTGGTTCATGGTATCATGTCCAG CTCAAGTGACTGGACATACACAGAAGCAGAGTTAACAAGGCACCTTGGGAAAAACTTTTTGATTTATG CAAGTTCATCAAATACTTACACCAAGACATTTTCTGGGATTGATGAAGCTGGAAAGCGATTAGCCGATGAA GTCATGCAAGTTGTAAAAAAGACAAAGAGCCTGAAAAGAATATCCTTTCTTGCTCATTCTCTAGGAGGCCTCTTTGCTAGATATGCAGTTGCTGTACTTTATTCACCTGATACCTCTACTAGTGGCAAACTTGGTGATCCACAAAACTGTACGATGGAAAATTCAGAGAGAACAAACTTTTCAAAAGGAGGGTTGATTGCTGGGTTGGAGccaattaattttataactttaGCAACACCACACCTTGGTGTAAGGGGGAAAAACCAG CTTCCATTTCTATTTGGTGTCACCATTTTAGAAAAGATTGCTGCACCGGTAGCTTCTTTATTTGTTGGTCGGACTGGTACTCAGTTGTTCCTTACAGATGGTAATCCCAACAAACCACCTCTTCTTCTGAGGATGGCTTCTGATTGTGAAGATGGAAAATTCAT ATCTGCACTCGGAACATTTCGATTTCGCACTGTTTATGCCAATGTATCATATGACC ATATGGTTGGATGGCGAACGTCCTCTATAAGGAGGGAAACCGAACTTGGTAAG CCTCCAAGCCAATTTGTGGATGGATACAAGCATGTTGTTGATGTCAAATACTGCACCccagttccttctgatgggtcCCAATTCACTCCCCGGGCAATGAAAGCTAAGGAGACAGCACAAAATGCAAGCTATACTGAGAATACTGTGGAATACCATCAAATCATGGAAG AGGAGATGATCCGGGGATTGCAGCAATTGGGATGGAAGAAAGTAGATGTCAACTTTCGCTCAGCAACCTTGCCTTTCTTTGCTCATTACAACATTCAT GTGAAAAATGAAAGGCTTCACAATGCTGGTGTAGGAGTGATTGCTCATGTTGCTGACAGCTTAAGACAGTCAGAAGCAACAATTTTGGCTCCTAGCTTCTAA
- the LOC130956061 gene encoding putative lipase C4A8.10 isoform X2, with product MATAPLIHTRYVHSPQIASHYRINGSQQRPSYSSSSSSSSSYSASNFSSIFLSGRNRGQRKHSVGAQAMSTTTQGNSIAITPSNINNGPEHLLVLVHGIMSSSSDWTYTEAELTRHLGKNFLIYASSSNTYTKTFSGIDEAGKRLADEVMQVVKKTKSLKRISFLAHSLGGLFARYAVAVLYSPDTSTSGKLGDPQNCTMENSERTNFSKGGLIAGLEPINFITLATPHLGVRGKNQLPFLFGVTILEKIAAPVASLFVGRTGTQLFLTDGNPNKPPLLLRMASDCEDGKFISALGTFRFRTVYANVSYDHMVGWRTSSIRRETELGKPPSQFVDGYKHVVDVKYCTPVPSDGSQFTPRAMKAKETAQNASYTENTVEYHQIMEEEMIRGLQQLGWKKVDVNFRSATLPFFAHYNIHVLHPPKVFY from the exons ATGGCAACAGCTCCATTGATTCACACGCGTTATGTGCACTCACCACAAATTGCTTCTCATTATCGCATTAATGGATCCCAACAAAGGCCTTCTtattcttcctcctcctcctcttcttcttcatactCTGCCTCTAATTTCTCTTCCATCTTCCTTTCTg GTAGAAACAGAGGACAGAGAAAGCATAGTGTTGGAGCTCAAGCTATGAGTACTACTACTCAAGGAAACTCTATTGCTATAACTCCTTCCAATATCAACAATGGTCCTGAGCATCTGCTTGTTCTGGTTCATGGTATCATGTCCAG CTCAAGTGACTGGACATACACAGAAGCAGAGTTAACAAGGCACCTTGGGAAAAACTTTTTGATTTATG CAAGTTCATCAAATACTTACACCAAGACATTTTCTGGGATTGATGAAGCTGGAAAGCGATTAGCCGATGAA GTCATGCAAGTTGTAAAAAAGACAAAGAGCCTGAAAAGAATATCCTTTCTTGCTCATTCTCTAGGAGGCCTCTTTGCTAGATATGCAGTTGCTGTACTTTATTCACCTGATACCTCTACTAGTGGCAAACTTGGTGATCCACAAAACTGTACGATGGAAAATTCAGAGAGAACAAACTTTTCAAAAGGAGGGTTGATTGCTGGGTTGGAGccaattaattttataactttaGCAACACCACACCTTGGTGTAAGGGGGAAAAACCAG CTTCCATTTCTATTTGGTGTCACCATTTTAGAAAAGATTGCTGCACCGGTAGCTTCTTTATTTGTTGGTCGGACTGGTACTCAGTTGTTCCTTACAGATGGTAATCCCAACAAACCACCTCTTCTTCTGAGGATGGCTTCTGATTGTGAAGATGGAAAATTCAT ATCTGCACTCGGAACATTTCGATTTCGCACTGTTTATGCCAATGTATCATATGACC ATATGGTTGGATGGCGAACGTCCTCTATAAGGAGGGAAACCGAACTTGGTAAG CCTCCAAGCCAATTTGTGGATGGATACAAGCATGTTGTTGATGTCAAATACTGCACCccagttccttctgatgggtcCCAATTCACTCCCCGGGCAATGAAAGCTAAGGAGACAGCACAAAATGCAAGCTATACTGAGAATACTGTGGAATACCATCAAATCATGGAAG AGGAGATGATCCGGGGATTGCAGCAATTGGGATGGAAGAAAGTAGATGTCAACTTTCGCTCAGCAACCTTGCCTTTCTTTGCTCATTACAACATTCATGTACTGCATCCACCAAAAGTCTTCTATTGA
- the LOC130956061 gene encoding putative lipase C4A8.10 isoform X1 encodes MATAPLIHTRYVHSPQIASHYRINGSQQRPSYSSSSSSSSSYSASNFSSIFLSGRNRGQRKHSVGAQAMSTTTQGNSIAITPSNINNGPEHLLVLVHGIMSSSSDWTYTEAELTRHLGKNFLIYASSSNTYTKTFSGIDEAGKRLADEVMQVVKKTKSLKRISFLAHSLGGLFARYAVAVLYSPDTSTSGKLGDPQNCTMENSERTNFSKGGLIAGLEPINFITLATPHLGVRGKNQLPFLFGVTILEKIAAPVASLFVGRTGTQLFLTDGNPNKPPLLLRMASDCEDGKFISALGTFRFRTVYANVSYDHMVGWRTSSIRRETELGKPPSQFVDGYKHVVDVKYCTPVPSDGSQFTPRAMKAKETAQNASYTENTVEYHQIMEEEMIRGLQQLGWKKVDVNFRSATLPFFAHYNIHVKNERLHNAGVGVIAHVADSLRQSEATILAPSF; translated from the exons ATGGCAACAGCTCCATTGATTCACACGCGTTATGTGCACTCACCACAAATTGCTTCTCATTATCGCATTAATGGATCCCAACAAAGGCCTTCTtattcttcctcctcctcctcttcttcttcatactCTGCCTCTAATTTCTCTTCCATCTTCCTTTCTg GTAGAAACAGAGGACAGAGAAAGCATAGTGTTGGAGCTCAAGCTATGAGTACTACTACTCAAGGAAACTCTATTGCTATAACTCCTTCCAATATCAACAATGGTCCTGAGCATCTGCTTGTTCTGGTTCATGGTATCATGTCCAG CTCAAGTGACTGGACATACACAGAAGCAGAGTTAACAAGGCACCTTGGGAAAAACTTTTTGATTTATG CAAGTTCATCAAATACTTACACCAAGACATTTTCTGGGATTGATGAAGCTGGAAAGCGATTAGCCGATGAA GTCATGCAAGTTGTAAAAAAGACAAAGAGCCTGAAAAGAATATCCTTTCTTGCTCATTCTCTAGGAGGCCTCTTTGCTAGATATGCAGTTGCTGTACTTTATTCACCTGATACCTCTACTAGTGGCAAACTTGGTGATCCACAAAACTGTACGATGGAAAATTCAGAGAGAACAAACTTTTCAAAAGGAGGGTTGATTGCTGGGTTGGAGccaattaattttataactttaGCAACACCACACCTTGGTGTAAGGGGGAAAAACCAG CTTCCATTTCTATTTGGTGTCACCATTTTAGAAAAGATTGCTGCACCGGTAGCTTCTTTATTTGTTGGTCGGACTGGTACTCAGTTGTTCCTTACAGATGGTAATCCCAACAAACCACCTCTTCTTCTGAGGATGGCTTCTGATTGTGAAGATGGAAAATTCAT ATCTGCACTCGGAACATTTCGATTTCGCACTGTTTATGCCAATGTATCATATGACC ATATGGTTGGATGGCGAACGTCCTCTATAAGGAGGGAAACCGAACTTGGTAAG CCTCCAAGCCAATTTGTGGATGGATACAAGCATGTTGTTGATGTCAAATACTGCACCccagttccttctgatgggtcCCAATTCACTCCCCGGGCAATGAAAGCTAAGGAGACAGCACAAAATGCAAGCTATACTGAGAATACTGTGGAATACCATCAAATCATGGAAG AGGAGATGATCCGGGGATTGCAGCAATTGGGATGGAAGAAAGTAGATGTCAACTTTCGCTCAGCAACCTTGCCTTTCTTTGCTCATTACAACATTCAT GTGAAAAATGAAAGGCTTCACAATGCTGGTGTAGGAGTGATTGCTCATGTTGCTGACAGCTTAAGACAGTCAGAAGCAACAATTTTGGCTCCTAGCTTCTAA